In the Streptomyces sp. BHT-5-2 genome, one interval contains:
- a CDS encoding amidohydrolase family protein, with translation MLVPDVVLLPDGPVRDHAVLVENGIFREVGPAARLLAAHRAGPAPIRLPGHLLMPGFIDAHHHLTQSFGKAQSFGQPSEIFKAVWEPLEHALDEETAYLSTKLAALEALRGGFTTVADAGTRAPVDVAAVAKGTEEAGIRCVLGKIVSDGTGGPAHLARWHGHPLVHPSLAIAVPEDATGPVIKRTADLCKEAGAVFQIHVNEHLASVERSLKSVGRRPVDHLHHLGALGPHTLGAHATLLTPTEMRQLADTGAAISYNPVASAWKGNAVAHATMLAALGVRFGTGTDGTRGDGFRLVDAAETAQRLAYGLAAGDSVCGAGHLWLEHATAGGADALGLGRVTGAVAAGRAADYLLVDLAVPELTPSYDLSWELVRLADRDQIRAVVVAGRLRVWEGWPPDWDARALVARAATVGPEVVRRARIQRVAPR, from the coding sequence TTGCTCGTCCCGGACGTCGTACTGCTGCCGGACGGCCCGGTGCGCGACCATGCCGTCCTCGTCGAGAACGGCATCTTCCGCGAGGTCGGCCCGGCGGCCCGGCTCCTCGCCGCGCACCGCGCCGGCCCCGCGCCGATCCGCCTCCCCGGCCACCTCCTCATGCCCGGCTTCATAGACGCCCACCACCACCTCACCCAGAGCTTCGGCAAGGCGCAGTCGTTCGGCCAGCCGTCGGAGATCTTCAAGGCCGTCTGGGAGCCGCTGGAGCACGCGCTGGACGAGGAGACCGCCTATCTCTCGACGAAACTGGCCGCGTTGGAGGCGCTGCGCGGCGGCTTCACCACCGTCGCCGACGCCGGCACCCGGGCGCCGGTGGACGTGGCGGCGGTGGCCAAGGGCACCGAGGAGGCCGGTATCCGCTGCGTCCTCGGCAAGATCGTCTCCGACGGGACCGGCGGCCCGGCCCACCTGGCGCGCTGGCACGGCCATCCGCTGGTCCACCCGTCCCTGGCCATCGCCGTCCCCGAGGACGCCACCGGGCCGGTCATCAAGCGGACCGCCGATCTCTGCAAGGAGGCCGGCGCGGTGTTCCAGATCCACGTCAACGAGCATCTCGCCTCCGTGGAACGCTCGTTGAAGAGCGTCGGCCGCCGCCCGGTGGACCATCTGCACCATCTCGGCGCCCTCGGCCCGCACACCCTGGGCGCGCACGCGACCCTCCTCACTCCGACGGAGATGCGGCAACTGGCCGACACCGGCGCGGCGATCAGCTACAACCCGGTGGCCAGCGCCTGGAAGGGCAACGCGGTCGCGCACGCCACCATGCTGGCCGCGCTCGGCGTCCGCTTCGGCACCGGCACCGACGGCACCCGTGGCGACGGCTTCCGGCTGGTCGACGCCGCGGAGACGGCCCAGCGGCTGGCCTACGGACTGGCCGCGGGCGACTCGGTGTGCGGCGCCGGGCACCTGTGGCTGGAGCACGCCACCGCGGGCGGCGCGGACGCGCTCGGCCTGGGCCGCGTCACCGGCGCCGTCGCCGCCGGCCGGGCCGCCGACTACCTCCTCGTGGACCTCGCCGTCCCTGAACTCACCCCCTCGTACGACCTGAGCTGGGAGCTGGTCCGGCTCGCCGACCGCGACCAGATCCGCGCCGTGGTGGTCGCCGGTCGCCTCCGCGTGTGGGAGGGCTGGCCGCCCGACTGGGACGCCCGGGCGTTGGTCGCCCGGGCGGCGACGGTGGGGCCGGAGGTCGTCCGGCGCGCGAGGATCCAGCGGGTCGCCCCACGGTAG
- a CDS encoding SseB family protein gives MPLADEVAAFHAGRPNPAALIGEFRRAVVILPIADDAFLAADLDGIRWLYAFSDEDSVSRFAAGRGSDPAAEWQYATVSGARILDVLIPGIEGPAGVALDAGSAQGMLFPPVSGIVPDRVAVDAENGISTTSSSEA, from the coding sequence ATGCCGCTGGCGGACGAAGTAGCCGCGTTCCATGCAGGACGACCGAATCCGGCCGCCCTCATCGGCGAATTCCGACGTGCAGTCGTCATACTCCCGATCGCCGACGACGCCTTTCTGGCCGCCGACTTGGACGGCATCCGCTGGCTTTACGCATTCAGCGACGAGGATTCCGTGTCCCGTTTCGCCGCGGGCCGCGGAAGCGACCCGGCGGCGGAATGGCAGTACGCCACCGTGTCCGGCGCCCGGATCCTCGACGTGCTGATACCCGGCATCGAGGGCCCGGCGGGCGTCGCCCTGGACGCCGGAAGCGCGCAAGGGATGCTTTTCCCGCCGGTATCCGGAATCGTCCCGGACCGCGTCGCGGTCGACGCCGAGAACGGAATATCCACGACCTCGTCTTCCGAGGCATAG
- a CDS encoding GntR family transcriptional regulator produces the protein MDVHGGADPAAGPGDGATRADRARRVAHVLRGQVLRGAFPGGVLPDERALVAEFGTSRNSVREALGLLRDEGLVERRRGVGTVIVGRAYEHPLGELSGLAEVLQRHGTVVNEVRAARTVRAPASVTRRLELPDGSGAVYLERLRRVDGMPLSLDCTYLIPEVGEPLLALGRERLESRDVFELIERVAGRPLGSAEVALRAVVADPATCEVLGMAAGGAVLAVDRLTRLADGRPADLEFIHLRGDRLTLRARLDRVREG, from the coding sequence ATGGACGTGCACGGCGGAGCGGACCCGGCGGCCGGTCCCGGGGACGGGGCGACGCGGGCCGATCGGGCGCGGCGGGTGGCGCATGTGCTGCGCGGGCAGGTGCTGCGGGGCGCGTTCCCCGGGGGCGTGCTGCCCGACGAGCGGGCGCTGGTCGCGGAGTTCGGGACCTCGCGCAACTCCGTGCGGGAGGCGTTGGGGCTGCTGCGCGACGAGGGGCTGGTGGAGCGGCGGCGCGGGGTGGGGACGGTGATTGTCGGGCGGGCCTACGAGCATCCGCTGGGGGAGCTGTCCGGGCTGGCCGAGGTGTTGCAGCGGCACGGGACGGTCGTCAACGAGGTGCGCGCGGCGCGGACCGTGCGGGCGCCGGCGTCGGTGACGCGGCGGCTGGAACTGCCGGACGGGAGCGGGGCGGTCTATCTGGAGCGGCTGCGGCGGGTGGACGGGATGCCGCTGTCCCTGGACTGCACGTATCTGATCCCCGAGGTCGGCGAACCGCTGTTGGCGCTGGGGCGGGAGCGGCTGGAGAGCCGGGACGTCTTCGAGCTGATCGAGCGGGTGGCGGGGCGGCCGCTGGGGTCGGCGGAGGTGGCCCTGCGGGCGGTGGTCGCGGACCCGGCGACGTGCGAGGTGCTGGGGATGGCGGCCGGGGGCGCGGTGCTGGCTGTGGACCGGCTGACGCGGCTGGCGGACGGGCGGCCGGCCGACCTGGAGTTCATCCATCTGCGCGGGGACCGGCTGACGCTGCGGGCGCGGCTGGACCGGGTCCGGGAGGGGTGA
- a CDS encoding MFS transporter, translated as MTLVVGMVSAVNLAIPDLSAGPLHPSAQAVVWVVDGYVVVFACLLVPAGALADRRGRKGTLLCGMGVFVAGSAVCAVAPHVGVLIAGRMLSGAGAAAVLPNTLALLVDGLSDGARRRAIAVWAAMTGLAAVLGNVGGGAAIQYGSWRALFVCVVPIAVVALALVAAVVPVAGRHPGPVAPLAAVLFTGGFLALLNGIVSGPQQGWLSPWVFGSLALAGLLLTGWARRELRSSRPLLDPRVLARPAVRAGAVGMAVLFLGMFGLFYLNGQYLQYAKGYGPFGSGVRLLPMAAALLAGPRCGLVLERRGGRRGAVAAGMLVLASGLATVSAADATTPYALYAVGAGLTALGCGVATPLLSHAMMHALPPEAAGVGSGLQSLTRELGSALGIALTGTLTAAVFTARLPAPLAGPGGPTTVAAAEAGLKGAGLRPAVIAAFTDGMHVATLTLAGGVAVVAVLVFRWMRT; from the coding sequence GTGACGCTGGTCGTCGGCATGGTCTCCGCGGTCAACCTGGCCATCCCGGATCTGTCGGCCGGGCCGCTGCACCCGTCCGCGCAGGCCGTGGTGTGGGTGGTGGACGGGTATGTGGTGGTCTTCGCCTGCCTGTTGGTGCCGGCCGGGGCGCTGGCCGACCGGCGGGGGCGCAAGGGGACGCTGCTGTGCGGGATGGGTGTCTTCGTGGCCGGTTCGGCGGTGTGCGCGGTGGCGCCGCACGTCGGGGTGCTGATCGCGGGTCGGATGCTCAGCGGGGCGGGGGCCGCGGCCGTGCTGCCCAACACCCTCGCGCTGCTGGTGGACGGGCTGTCGGACGGGGCGCGGCGGCGGGCGATCGCGGTGTGGGCGGCGATGACCGGGCTCGCCGCGGTGCTGGGGAACGTGGGCGGGGGCGCGGCGATCCAGTACGGGAGCTGGCGGGCGCTGTTCGTGTGCGTGGTGCCGATCGCGGTGGTCGCACTGGCGCTGGTGGCGGCGGTCGTGCCGGTGGCGGGGCGGCATCCGGGACCGGTCGCGCCACTGGCCGCGGTCCTGTTCACCGGTGGCTTCCTGGCGCTGCTCAACGGGATCGTGAGCGGGCCGCAGCAGGGCTGGCTGAGCCCGTGGGTATTCGGCTCGCTCGCGCTGGCCGGGCTGCTGCTGACCGGCTGGGCGCGGCGTGAACTGCGTTCCTCCCGGCCGCTGTTGGACCCCAGGGTGCTCGCCCGTCCCGCCGTCCGGGCCGGGGCGGTCGGGATGGCCGTGCTGTTCCTGGGCATGTTCGGGCTGTTCTACCTCAACGGGCAGTACCTCCAGTACGCGAAGGGGTACGGGCCGTTCGGCTCCGGGGTGCGGCTGTTGCCGATGGCGGCGGCGTTGCTGGCGGGGCCGCGGTGCGGGCTGGTGCTGGAGCGGCGGGGCGGGCGGCGGGGCGCGGTCGCCGCCGGGATGCTCGTCCTGGCGAGCGGGCTGGCCACGGTGTCGGCGGCCGACGCCACCACCCCGTACGCGCTCTACGCCGTCGGGGCCGGGCTGACCGCGCTGGGCTGCGGTGTCGCGACCCCGCTGCTGTCGCACGCGATGATGCACGCACTGCCGCCGGAGGCCGCCGGGGTCGGCTCCGGACTCCAGAGCCTGACACGGGAGTTGGGGAGCGCGCTGGGGATCGCGCTGACCGGAACGCTGACCGCCGCGGTCTTCACCGCCCGGCTGCCCGCGCCGCTCGCCGGGCCCGGCGGACCGACGACGGTCGCGGCGGCGGAGGCGGGGCTGAAGGGAGCGGGGCTGCGCCCCGCGGTGATTGCGGCCTTCACGGATGGGATGCATGTGGCGACGTTGACGTTGGCGGGTGGGGTGGCGGTGGTGGCGGTGTTGGTCTTTCGGTGGATGCGGACGTAG
- the rocD gene encoding ornithine--oxo-acid transaminase, whose product MTTAPTETRRSSASLIKAEAPVLAHNYHPLPVVISRAEGVWVEDVEGRRYLDMLAGYSALNFGHRHPALIAAAHRQLDALTLTSRAFHHDRLGDFAAALADLTGLDMVLPMNTGAEAVESGIKLARKWAYEVKGVPADQATIVVAGGNFHGRTTTIISFSDDEEARAGFGPYTPGFRTVPYNDLAALEAALDETTAAVLIEPIQGEAGVLIPDDGYLAGVRAATSRANCLLIADEIQSGLGRTGTTLAVEHDQVVPDVILLGKALGGGIIPVSAVVARREVMSVLGPGQHGSTFGGNPLAAAVGSAVIDLLATGEYQSRAADLGKVLHSGLADLLGKGVTAFRSRGLWAGIDIDPALGTGRTISERLMAEGVLVKDTHGSTIRLAPPLTITETELSSALAALARVLD is encoded by the coding sequence ATGACGACCGCGCCCACCGAAACCCGCCGCTCCTCGGCCTCCCTCATCAAGGCCGAGGCCCCGGTCCTGGCCCACAACTACCACCCCCTCCCCGTCGTCATCTCGCGCGCCGAGGGCGTCTGGGTCGAGGACGTCGAGGGCCGCCGCTACCTCGACATGCTGGCGGGCTACTCCGCGCTCAATTTCGGCCACCGGCACCCGGCCCTCATCGCGGCCGCCCACCGCCAGCTGGACGCCCTCACCCTCACCTCCCGCGCCTTCCACCACGACCGCCTCGGGGACTTCGCCGCCGCGCTCGCCGACCTCACCGGCCTGGACATGGTCCTCCCGATGAACACCGGCGCCGAGGCCGTCGAAAGCGGCATCAAGCTCGCCCGCAAATGGGCCTACGAGGTGAAGGGCGTCCCCGCCGACCAGGCCACCATCGTCGTCGCCGGCGGCAACTTCCACGGCCGCACCACCACCATCATCAGCTTCTCCGACGACGAGGAGGCCCGCGCCGGCTTCGGCCCCTACACCCCCGGCTTCCGCACCGTCCCCTACAACGACCTGGCCGCCCTCGAAGCCGCCCTCGACGAGACGACCGCCGCCGTCCTCATCGAGCCCATCCAGGGTGAGGCGGGCGTCCTCATCCCCGACGACGGCTACCTCGCCGGCGTCCGCGCCGCGACCAGCCGAGCCAACTGCCTCCTCATCGCCGACGAGATCCAGTCCGGCCTCGGCCGCACCGGCACGACACTCGCCGTCGAACACGACCAGGTCGTCCCCGACGTCATCCTCCTCGGCAAGGCCCTCGGCGGCGGCATCATCCCCGTCTCGGCCGTCGTCGCCCGCCGCGAGGTCATGTCCGTACTCGGCCCGGGCCAGCACGGCTCCACCTTCGGCGGCAACCCCCTGGCCGCGGCCGTCGGTTCAGCGGTGATCGACCTCCTCGCCACCGGCGAGTACCAGTCCCGCGCCGCCGACCTGGGCAAGGTCCTGCACTCCGGCCTCGCCGACCTCCTCGGCAAGGGCGTCACCGCGTTCCGCTCCCGCGGCCTCTGGGCCGGCATCGACATCGACCCCGCCCTCGGCACCGGCCGCACCATCAGCGAACGCCTCATGGCAGAGGGCGTGTTGGTCAAGGACACCCACGGCTCGACGATCCGCCTGGCCCCGCCCCTGACCATCACGGAGACCGAACTGTCCTCGGCCCTGGCGGCATTGGCGCGCGTGTTGGACTAA
- a CDS encoding TetR/AcrR family transcriptional regulator has protein sequence MTAHDDVQGNARDDIRTQILDAAEKLFYERGIQAVGMDGLRAAADVSLKRLYATFPAKHDLVEAYLRRRDARWRSDLAAYVGGRTGPDATPPARILAVFDWLAAWFDAPDFRGCAFINAYGELGTTSDRVARVTRDHKRALHAYLADLARPLGHPDPTALAAQLALLVDGAITGAAISGDPAPARTARATAAALLGTPADDA, from the coding sequence GTGACGGCCCATGACGATGTCCAGGGCAATGCCCGCGACGACATCCGGACGCAGATCCTCGACGCGGCGGAAAAGCTCTTCTACGAGCGCGGCATCCAGGCCGTCGGCATGGACGGGCTCCGCGCCGCCGCCGACGTGTCCCTCAAGCGCCTCTACGCCACCTTCCCCGCCAAACACGACCTCGTCGAGGCGTATCTCCGCCGCCGCGACGCCCGCTGGCGCAGCGACCTCGCCGCCTACGTGGGCGGCCGGACCGGGCCCGATGCCACCCCTCCGGCCCGCATCCTCGCCGTCTTCGACTGGCTCGCCGCCTGGTTCGACGCCCCGGACTTCCGCGGCTGCGCCTTCATCAACGCCTACGGCGAACTGGGCACCACCTCGGATCGGGTCGCTCGCGTCACCCGCGACCACAAACGCGCCCTGCACGCCTACCTCGCCGACCTGGCCCGCCCCTTGGGTCACCCCGACCCCACGGCCCTGGCCGCCCAACTGGCGCTCCTGGTCGACGGTGCCATCACCGGCGCCGCCATATCCGGCGACCCGGCCCCGGCCCGTACTGCTCGCGCGACGGCTGCGGCCCTGCTCGGTACACCTGCCGATGACGCCTAA
- the ddaH gene encoding dimethylargininase codes for MTDARRTPRPRRYLACRPTHFAVEYAINPWMREDAEVDTALALTQWEDLVRAYRDHGHTVETIQPVPGLPDMVFAANSAVVVGGRAFGSLFHAPQRRPESREYEIWFKAAGYDLYRPESPCEGEGDLVPVGRYLLAGTGFRTTRDAHAEVQEFFGRPVISLQLIDPYFYHLDTALFVLEDGLTAETDGGNGGGNRGGNGAGDAGGAALAYYPEAFSPGSREVLRRLFPDAVLATRDDALAFGLNSVSDGRHVFIAPQATHLVDQLTARGYVPVPVDLSEFHKAGGGIKCCTQELRP; via the coding sequence CTGACCGACGCCCGCCGCACCCCCCGACCGCGGCGCTATCTCGCCTGCCGGCCCACGCACTTCGCGGTCGAGTACGCCATCAACCCCTGGATGCGCGAGGACGCCGAAGTCGACACCGCCCTCGCCCTCACGCAGTGGGAGGACCTGGTCCGCGCCTACCGCGACCACGGCCACACCGTCGAGACCATCCAGCCGGTCCCCGGCCTCCCCGACATGGTCTTCGCCGCCAACTCCGCCGTCGTCGTGGGCGGCCGGGCCTTCGGCTCGCTCTTCCACGCCCCGCAACGCCGCCCGGAATCCCGGGAGTACGAGATCTGGTTCAAGGCCGCCGGCTACGACCTCTACCGGCCCGAGTCGCCCTGCGAGGGCGAGGGCGACCTCGTCCCCGTCGGCCGCTACCTCCTCGCCGGCACCGGCTTCCGCACCACCCGCGACGCACACGCCGAGGTCCAGGAGTTCTTCGGCCGCCCGGTGATCAGCCTCCAGCTGATCGACCCGTACTTCTACCACCTGGACACCGCCCTCTTCGTCCTCGAAGACGGCCTCACCGCCGAAACCGACGGCGGTAACGGGGGCGGCAACAGGGGCGGCAACGGTGCCGGCGACGCCGGCGGGGCGGCCCTCGCCTACTACCCCGAAGCCTTCTCCCCCGGCAGCCGCGAGGTGCTCCGCCGCCTCTTCCCCGACGCCGTCCTCGCCACCCGCGACGACGCCCTGGCCTTCGGCCTCAACTCGGTCTCCGACGGCCGCCACGTCTTCATCGCGCCCCAGGCCACCCACCTCGTCGACCAGCTCACCGCCCGTGGCTACGTCCCCGTCCCCGTCGACCTCTCCGAGTTCCACAAGGCCGGCGGCGGCATCAAGTGCTGCACCCAGGAGCTTCGCCCATGA
- a CDS encoding RHS repeat-associated core domain-containing protein, with amino-acid sequence MRTGDGAPLSRTPDGDYFLVDPVTGIRRYFTTHTENLALLDEISDRHGNHQTFDYTEDGTPTAIASSAGYRLLLTTERTVDGTAEGARITALHLAGAAPDGGDQLLVTYGYDAFGHLATVTRPSSDRPLRFTYDDAGRITSWTDTNGSSYTYAYDEADRCTSQGGIAGHLRARYIWGDPDPDTGLRTNRFFNSQDQLTTYQVNDHHQIVTTTDPTGATTRTTRDTKHRILSTTDALGRTTHFTYDDAGRPVAVTLPDGTTSTTTYDAHGNPRTVTGPDGTTWTHTYDSRSLRVATTDPVGATTTYTHDARGNLASVTDALGHTTHITCNAAGLPASVTDPLGHTTHYTRDAFGRTTAVTDPLGATTHMLWTVEGKLAARTDPTGATETWTYDGEGNRLTHTDAVGQTTHFSYTHFDLLSARTDPDGVRYEFAHDTELRLTQVTNPQGLTWNYTYDGAGRLISESDFDDRVLSYAHDVAGQLASRTNGLGEVTTYTRDTLGRITSKDAAGLITTYAHDPAGNLHQATNPDATVTYTRDVLGRVLTETVNGRTMTFTYDILGRRTSRTTPTGHHTTYTYDAAGNRTGMDIAGHPLSFEYDAAGQELTRTIGGTLHLTHTWDPTGRLTGQSLSAAAADPTGTAQSELHQVLQRAYTYRPDGHLTAIDDSHTGRRTFDLDPAGRVTAVHATDWTETYAYDAAGNQTYAAWPDHHPNASARGERSYEGMNLTRAGRVRYEHDGLGRVTLRQKVRSSRKPDTWQYTWNSEGCLAKVVTPDGAAWRYLYDPFARRISKQRVTIEGATESEEFCWDGPTLVEEESHGLDSSESVVLTWEHQGIALLSQTERKISHPAANESRSIVDQRFFSVVADLVGTPAGLVSDSGEISWYGRSTLWGITSWGSDAQAYTPIGFPGQYVDPETQLHYNYHRYYDLDSGRFLTPDPLGIKPSENPFTYAPNPYAWVDPNGLTVCKPSLFSRVKSFFGKGGVDGGVSGQTHSPRMLEPSAPGIGDVANLHGPFHRLASPTQTRAHTDLVIESGQLWGREPRWGGGATAQAHRGPLPANAPPGSFEFYTSVEPKPQRNTPPGYASWEYGKESGVGHLVHEGEEFAWIPVFVTEVR; translated from the coding sequence GTGCGGACGGGCGACGGCGCGCCCCTCTCCCGCACCCCGGACGGCGACTACTTCCTCGTCGACCCGGTCACCGGCATCCGCCGCTACTTCACCACCCACACCGAGAACCTCGCCCTCCTCGACGAGATCTCCGACCGCCACGGCAACCACCAGACCTTCGACTACACCGAGGACGGCACGCCCACCGCCATCGCCAGCAGCGCCGGCTACCGCCTCCTGCTGACGACCGAGAGGACCGTCGACGGGACCGCCGAGGGCGCCCGCATCACCGCCCTCCACCTCGCCGGCGCCGCCCCCGACGGCGGCGACCAACTCCTCGTCACCTACGGCTACGACGCCTTCGGCCACCTCGCCACCGTCACCCGCCCCTCCTCCGACCGCCCCCTCCGCTTCACCTACGACGACGCCGGCCGCATCACCTCCTGGACCGACACCAACGGCAGCAGCTACACCTACGCCTACGACGAGGCGGACCGCTGCACCTCACAGGGCGGCATAGCGGGCCACCTCCGCGCCCGCTACATCTGGGGCGACCCGGACCCGGACACGGGCCTGCGCACCAACCGCTTCTTCAACTCCCAGGACCAGCTGACCACTTACCAGGTCAACGACCACCACCAGATCGTCACGACCACCGACCCGACCGGCGCCACCACCCGCACCACCCGCGACACCAAGCACCGCATCCTCTCCACCACCGACGCCCTCGGCCGCACCACCCACTTCACCTACGACGACGCGGGCCGCCCGGTGGCGGTCACCCTCCCCGACGGCACCACCTCCACCACGACTTACGACGCCCACGGCAACCCCCGTACCGTCACCGGCCCGGACGGCACCACCTGGACCCACACCTACGACTCCCGCAGCCTCCGCGTCGCCACCACCGACCCCGTCGGTGCCACCACCACCTACACCCACGACGCCCGCGGCAACCTCGCCTCCGTCACCGACGCCCTCGGCCACACCACCCACATCACCTGCAACGCCGCCGGCTTGCCCGCCTCGGTCACCGACCCCCTGGGCCACACCACCCACTACACCCGCGACGCCTTCGGCCGCACAACCGCCGTGACGGACCCCCTCGGCGCCACCACCCACATGCTGTGGACAGTCGAAGGCAAACTCGCCGCCCGCACCGATCCCACGGGCGCCACCGAGACGTGGACCTACGACGGCGAGGGCAACCGCCTCACCCACACCGACGCCGTAGGCCAGACGACCCACTTCTCCTACACCCACTTCGATCTCCTCTCCGCCCGTACCGACCCCGACGGCGTCCGCTACGAGTTCGCCCACGACACCGAACTCCGCCTCACCCAGGTCACCAACCCCCAGGGCCTCACCTGGAACTACACCTACGACGGCGCCGGCCGCCTGATATCCGAATCCGACTTCGACGACCGCGTCCTCTCCTACGCCCACGACGTAGCGGGCCAACTCGCCTCCCGGACAAACGGTTTGGGCGAAGTTACGACCTACACCCGCGACACGCTCGGCCGCATCACCTCCAAAGACGCCGCGGGGCTGATCACCACCTACGCCCACGACCCCGCCGGCAACCTCCACCAGGCGACCAACCCCGATGCCACCGTCACCTACACCCGAGACGTCCTGGGCCGCGTACTGACCGAGACGGTCAACGGCCGCACCATGACGTTCACTTACGACATCCTGGGCCGCCGCACCTCCCGCACCACCCCCACCGGCCACCACACCACCTACACCTACGACGCCGCCGGCAACCGCACCGGCATGGACATCGCCGGCCACCCGCTCTCCTTCGAGTACGACGCCGCCGGCCAGGAACTCACCCGCACCATCGGCGGCACCCTCCACCTCACCCACACCTGGGACCCCACCGGCCGCCTGACCGGCCAGTCGCTGTCAGCAGCCGCCGCGGACCCCACCGGCACCGCCCAGTCCGAGCTCCACCAGGTCCTCCAACGCGCCTACACCTACCGCCCCGACGGCCACCTCACCGCCATCGACGACTCCCACACCGGCCGCCGCACCTTCGACCTCGACCCCGCGGGCCGCGTGACGGCGGTCCATGCCACGGACTGGACGGAGACGTACGCGTACGACGCGGCGGGCAACCAGACTTATGCGGCTTGGCCTGACCATCACCCCAATGCGTCAGCGCGGGGCGAGCGTTCCTACGAGGGCATGAACCTCACTCGTGCGGGACGAGTTCGGTATGAACACGATGGGCTGGGCCGGGTTACTTTGCGCCAGAAGGTCCGTTCTTCTCGGAAGCCCGATACCTGGCAGTATACGTGGAACAGTGAGGGCTGCCTCGCGAAAGTTGTTACTCCTGACGGCGCTGCTTGGCGATATCTCTACGACCCGTTTGCGCGACGCATATCGAAACAACGCGTCACCATCGAGGGTGCAACAGAATCAGAGGAATTCTGCTGGGATGGCCCTACTCTCGTCGAGGAAGAAAGTCATGGACTTGACTCATCGGAATCAGTGGTTCTGACTTGGGAACATCAAGGCATTGCGCTCCTGAGTCAAACTGAAAGAAAGATTTCCCATCCGGCGGCGAATGAATCTCGGTCGATTGTCGACCAACGTTTCTTTTCCGTCGTTGCGGACTTGGTAGGAACGCCCGCGGGGCTTGTATCTGACAGCGGCGAGATTTCGTGGTATGGGAGATCTACGCTTTGGGGTATAACTTCTTGGGGTTCTGATGCTCAAGCCTATACCCCGATCGGGTTCCCTGGTCAATATGTCGACCCGGAAACTCAACTCCACTATAACTATCACCGCTACTACGATCTGGACAGTGGTCGATTTCTGACTCCGGACCCGTTGGGGATAAAACCTTCAGAAAACCCGTTTACCTATGCCCCGAACCCGTACGCTTGGGTGGATCCGAATGGCTTGACTGTATGCAAGCCATCGCTTTTCAGCCGAGTCAAGTCGTTCTTTGGTAAGGGAGGGGTGGATGGTGGTGTATCCGGGCAAACTCATTCGCCCCGTATGCTTGAGCCTTCCGCGCCCGGCATTGGAGACGTGGCCAATCTCCATGGACCATTCCATAGGTTGGCTTCGCCCACACAAACCCGGGCTCACACCGATCTGGTGATCGAATCCGGTCAGCTTTGGGGGCGCGAACCTAGGTGGGGTGGTGGCGCCACAGCACAGGCGCATAGAGGTCCGCTTCCGGCTAATGCCCCTCCGGGGAGCTTCGAATTCTATACATCGGTAGAGCCGAAGCCTCAGCGTAATACGCCGCCGGGGTATGCTTCCTGGGAATATGGGAAAGAATCGGGTGTGGGTCACCTTGTCCATGAGGGCGAGGAATTTGCTTGGATACCAGTTTTTGTCACGGAGGTAAGATAG
- a CDS encoding Lrp/AsnC family transcriptional regulator, which yields MSTKSAPFDELDRKIVTALIENGRASFAEIGSAVGLSPTAVKRRVDRLRDNDVITGFSATVRPAALGWFTEAYVEVYCDGAAPPRRLAEVVRNHPEIAAAMTVTGGADALLHVRATDVGHFEEVLERIRTEPFIRKTISYMVLSHLLPDSPEAGARAPSDLTGPTDRAAVPAARARVRPQPPGRAANQR from the coding sequence ATGAGCACCAAGTCCGCACCGTTCGACGAGCTGGACCGCAAGATCGTCACCGCGCTGATCGAGAACGGCCGGGCCAGCTTCGCCGAGATCGGCTCGGCCGTCGGCCTCTCCCCCACCGCCGTCAAACGCCGGGTGGACCGCCTCCGCGACAACGACGTCATCACCGGTTTCTCCGCCACCGTCCGCCCCGCCGCCCTCGGCTGGTTCACCGAGGCGTACGTGGAGGTCTACTGCGACGGCGCCGCCCCGCCCCGGCGACTGGCCGAGGTCGTCCGCAACCACCCGGAGATCGCCGCCGCGATGACCGTCACCGGCGGCGCCGACGCCCTGCTGCACGTCCGCGCCACGGACGTCGGGCACTTCGAGGAGGTCCTCGAACGCATCCGGACCGAACCGTTCATCCGGAAGACGATCAGCTACATGGTGCTCTCGCACCTCCTGCCCGACAGCCCCGAGGCCGGCGCCCGTGCCCCCTCCGACCTCACCGGCCCCACCGACCGGGCCGCCGTCCCCGCCGCCCGCGCTCGGGTCCGTCCCCAGCCTCCTGGCCGCGCAGCAAACCAGCGGTAG